A section of the Deltaproteobacteria bacterium genome encodes:
- a CDS encoding MBL fold metallo-hydrolase: KWTPGNAAGVSALVEATAGDGRPWKVLMDVGWDVAYMDAVLRREGVDRLLADGKIDLVYVTHEHVDHFWGMPAVVQYRPDVKLMIPSGFSARSMDLLKRSGHTGTVEEMPPGAHLLFPGCASVTFDQPIFLKTRGEQVLYVNVEGKGIVTITGCCHPGVLGLLDYAKENLEGFSAFHGVYGGLHIAPFEEWGPPQEELLDKLQAFGVRKFACNHCTGETAVRKMLERGMPVAAGTARHGSKSGLYPGNGDAVEF; encoded by the coding sequence GAAGTGGACGCCGGGGAACGCCGCCGGGGTGTCCGCCCTGGTGGAAGCCACGGCGGGCGACGGCCGGCCGTGGAAGGTCCTGATGGACGTCGGCTGGGACGTCGCGTACATGGATGCGGTATTGCGCCGCGAGGGGGTGGATCGGCTCCTGGCGGACGGGAAGATCGACCTCGTCTACGTGACCCACGAGCACGTGGACCATTTCTGGGGGATGCCCGCCGTCGTCCAATACCGCCCCGACGTGAAGCTGATGATCCCGTCCGGCTTCTCCGCCCGGAGCATGGACCTGCTGAAACGGTCCGGCCACACGGGAACCGTGGAAGAGATGCCCCCCGGCGCGCACCTCCTGTTCCCCGGCTGCGCCTCCGTCACCTTCGACCAGCCGATCTTCCTCAAGACCCGCGGGGAGCAGGTGCTCTACGTCAACGTCGAGGGGAAGGGGATCGTCACCATCACCGGCTGCTGCCACCCGGGCGTGCTGGGGCTGCTCGATTACGCGAAGGAGAACCTGGAAGGGTTCTCCGCCTTCCACGGCGTGTACGGCGGCCTCCACATCGCCCCCTTCGAGGAGTGGGGACCTCCGCAGGAAGAGCTGCTCGACAAGCTGCAGGCGTTCGGCGTCCGGAAGTTCGCCTGCAACCATTGCACGGGGGAGACGGCGGTGCGGAAGATGCTCGAGCGGGGGATGCCGGTCGCCGCCGGCACGGCCCGCCACGGCAGCAAGAGCGGCCTCTACCCGGGAAACGGTGACGCGGTGGAATTTTAG